ataaaataaagaaagtgGGTTTCATAAAAAGAAGAGCGCAGGAATTTCTTTAGAAGAATGgggtaaaacaataaaaagctCATTTCTACAATCCTGAAGCTTTTCAATATAGAACATAATCATTTTCAGAAGTTAGTTTTTATTGAACtattgaaatgtatttgttaCATTTATGAAGCATTTTGAGGATTGCTTGCAGTTATGAAATTTAATTCTCAACTTTGTTTTAGCAAAAGTAGTGTAACCAAGGACTGTATGAGGAATAAACATAATAATGATTCTTGCAGCCCATTAAGTACAGAGACCCTCAAAATATTTCAGcatgagttaatatttttaatatagaatTATTTCTTAATTTCTTCCCTGGTGGTTCCCCTAATAATAGTAATGTACTAGTGCATTCAGAATATATCAGACcccattacattttttatgttgcagcctgatgccacagttgaaaatatattttttttcatcctcattaatctacactcagtacctcattatgacaaagttaaaacagaatttttttatttttattttattttattttttgcaaatttttcaaaaataaaaacctgaaatatcacattgatatAAGTATTAAGACCctttgaaaaacatttgaagttcagctcagcttcctcccatttctctggatctttgctgagtcCACCTGCGGTAAAATAGGTTGATAAGACATGTTTGGAAAGGCACAcccctctctatagaaggcctcacaattaaatcagagcaaaaaccaagccatgaggtcaaaggaactgcctacagagctcagagacaggactgttcCAAGATCTAGGGAAGGCTTCAAAaatatttctgctgcactgaaggttcccaagagcacagtggcctccataaatatcaaatggaagaagtttggcacagccAGGACTTCTTTAAGAGCTtgtcacccagccaaactgagcgaTCGGGGGAGAGGGGCCTTAGGAATAgtggtgaccaagaacctgatggtctcTCTGACTAAGCTCCAGATCCTGTGTTGAAAATTAGATTTcaagtttttgttgtaaaaggtCTGAACGTCAAAGTGATATTTCGGTTTTTTAGTTagtaatacatttgcaaaaatgtcttaaattctgtttttactttgtcatgatggacTGCTAGGTGTAGATTCATGAGAATCTAGCTTTAAAAACTGAAGGGAGTCTGCATACTTCCTGAATTCACTGTATCAtataatgtcttttttaaaagctgttcTTAACTCGTTGAAGCTGCAGGACATAGGCCTATGGAAATGCTATCTAAACAAAGGAAGGCCCGAAATTCAAAAGTCGAGTCAAACAATAGTAACACGAACAGATGCATCCTACCATCCCATTGGCTCGTGTTAATATCAGTTACTGATGTCATCAGCGCTCTGCTTTTATAAAGTTTGTCGTCAAGTCAAGCTGTCAGACATCGGTTAGTTGTTACGTCTTTACTGTGACTTACCTGTGGCCGTAGACGGTGAACATGGACTGCTTTAAGGACGGATGGTTTACGGAATTATCTCCAATGTGGCCGGGGCAAGCTATGAGCCTAGAGGTGGAAGAGCTGCTCTACCACAAGAAGTCCAAATATCAAGATGTCATGGCCTTCAAGAGGTGAGTGTGCCGGCTAACGACGCTGATAGCTGCTAGTAGAGTAAAACCACAGtctatgattaaaacatttgttgttttctgttcgTGTCAGTGAGGCTTTTTTGGGCTAATATCAATAAAGTTAACTAGCGTTTGAAAGCAATCAGCCAACAAAGGCTTGAAAAGTGTCTTTATCTGTTACCTGTAATTTACTTCTCAAGCACTTAAGGTTTAAAAATGAGTTATGGGAAAGAAAACTCTTAGTGTGTGGATAGTGGCCAGCACTGACATCTTACCAAGAATGAAAGTTTGCAGACTGTTTGCAAGAATTCTTGCAAACTTTCTGATATCTTGTGCGCATAGCCTGTATTATGGTAATTATATAAGCTATGTTGACTTTTACTAAAGGGTGAGTATGCTTTCAGTTTAATCTCTCATCCTTGTCACTCTACAGTAAATATTATGGTAACGTCTTGGTGCTGGATGGAGTGATCCAGTGCTCTGAGAGGGATGAGTTTTCATATCAAGAGATGATGGCCAACCTTCCTCTGTACAGCCACCCTGACCCTAAGAAGGTTTACTTTGCTCTCATTTTCTCTTCATTAATAGATTTGTAATACTGCAACACTCTGGGTGAGCCATGTtccctctccttttctcacAGGTGCTGATTATTGGTGGAGGAGATGGCGGTGTAGCAAGAGAAGTTGTGAAACACCCGCTGGTGGAGTCGGTGGTTCAGTGTGAGATAGATGAGGTGAGAGAAAAACAACTGGCAAGATCTACCGTCTCTTTGCTGCACAATAAGCAGTATTCTTCCTTATTCTTAATCtgtccatttatttatttttctctcccttttttGCTATGAAGGATGTCATCAATGTTGCAAAGGACTACCTCCCTGGGATGGCCCAGGGGTTTTACAGTCCTAAACTCACCCTTCATGTTGGTGATGGCTTTGAGTTCATGCTGCAGAACCAAGATTCCTTTGACGTCATTATCACTGATTCCTCAGACCCTGTTGGTGTGTGGTTTGGCATTACAGAATAATactttacagcagtggttcccagcctgggGTCCAGGAACCCCTTGAGGGCGCCAAAGGCCTCA
This window of the Cheilinus undulatus linkage group 11, ASM1832078v1, whole genome shotgun sequence genome carries:
- the LOC121517816 gene encoding spermidine synthase-like — its product is MDCFKDGWFTELSPMWPGQAMSLEVEELLYHKKSKYQDVMAFKSKYYGNVLVLDGVIQCSERDEFSYQEMMANLPLYSHPDPKKVLIIGGGDGGVAREVVKHPLVESVVQCEIDEDVINVAKDYLPGMAQGFYSPKLTLHVGDGFEFMLQNQDSFDVIITDSSDPVGPAESLFQEPYYELLKSALKSDGILCSQGECLWLHLDLIKEMQTFCKKLFPVVDYAYTCVPSYSSGQIGFMLCSKDPETNFREPVDVLSKEEVENMEFRYYNSKMHKAAFELPEFARKVLSDP